The proteins below come from a single Aegilops tauschii subsp. strangulata cultivar AL8/78 chromosome 6, Aet v6.0, whole genome shotgun sequence genomic window:
- the LOC141026197 gene encoding uncharacterized protein, which yields MGGSSHRRSASPEYELDAFEFFSIILGTSVSATRQRLPDTFMNMLGEDPPHNVKLRQAGSGVRRLWDVELVIEEGHMYLCRGWEKFYSAYDLRTGYFLLFRYDDDATMLIVKVFNTTMCRMRYTDDEDASNGSSSSDTGYSQSSSDYGCSKSNSDSGFSESSSDSGSSKDSKKDDPDWSGGEEEQSGPLQDDDGHQAEDDLALVVADQGQEMVVADHGQEMVVADHGQEMVLADHGQEMI from the exons atggggggaagcagccaccgccgctctgcctcaccggagtacgagttggatgcttttgagttcttcagtatcatacttgggacttcagtatcagccacgaggcag aggctgcctgacacttttatgaacatgctgggtgaagatccgccacataatgtgaagctccgacaggccggcagcggggttcgcaggctgtgggacgtggagttggtgatcgaggagggccacatgtacctgtgccgtggctgggagaagttctacagtgcctacgacctacggaccgggtactttcttctcttcaggtacgacgatgacgccacaatgctcatcgtgaaggttttcaacacgactatgtgtcgcatgcgctacactgacgacgaagatgcca gcaatgggagcagcagcagcgatactggctacagccaaagcagcagcgattatggttgtagcaaaagcaacagcgattctggctttagcgaaagcagcagcgattctggcagcagcaaagacagcaagaaggatgatccggactggagtgggggagaagaggagcagagtgggccgctgcaggatgacgatgggcatcaggctgaggatgacctagcgctggtggtggctgaccaagggcaagagatggtggtggctgaccatgggcaagagatggtggtggctgaccatgggcaagagatggtgctggctgaccatgggcaagagatg atctag